A genomic window from Malassezia vespertilionis chromosome 6, complete sequence includes:
- a CDS encoding uncharacterized protein (COG:S; EggNog:ENOG503PHSA) has translation MPKARRAATHAPRHNPLHRACVQVQGVAQEEVVPVLAKLPDSAQGAAASPGETVWALASVSNLLADDTDGKHTRLLLSKNIIGRVLYALDTCTDLEVRREASGVLRNICLDGHAEMLGEVANKGGLDIALRCLRWAALGLQSHERSVERARAPQQEERARLLTKPVEEMNRKERRHAAKLRAGVVLDTDVASAAFALDTSDVLDLQGWGADAAASLRAMAPDAALSLVEMCASLVTLVGCAAEASEKLTTKLAQFDWQRDAMDETASVERSAYAGEGLCTWLCQALWLGMEGASTLQAPLCDAVLALVTASANTLCALTEEDACVLACALAGLPTQLPSAKRKKRDRQAKPVALPTPAAQRAAMARGSARLAILARAVDFVQENAAPAMAVFGTMAAGVLCNVHCAMYTPMAQEALEAVETRVTVAHRGPLDAFVVHTVLAKLVHLLATSDVHHTDALHTAELALEILAEMMSSLAKGAEEAPFIAAPSMEQDDCAMPCDEALGECDAPFNELGHAVFAHVLQTPLLDVLAKYAAPSAAAEQVSEHGAALRALAQRALAVLNNFLLRLALFAPPPPSQWPAEKHALARISMWRAWVSTRFLDQAAGHSGAGDASPVLGTAGEELRCAWRHCFAIAAHWAAVPSVAEADTSVEHPAPSIAHDGLAMFDTCLGCMWSIARLLEGQLDIDDGGAPTAPVQALIASYHATQLASVRVKSMGTLALLARSQVYLATSATVPPSTMRAYAILGEFFIHAVQNVPNPQHSTAAETLVAALNAVIDTYANELAPWDVVYREQGMQEKLVAALPTMVSIVRMPARSPQAKHVDRRANPSLYGAVSESVDNLRGFLEYRASL, from the coding sequence ATGCCcaaagcacggcgcgctgcaacgcatgcaccgcggcACAACCCGCTCCATCGGGCGTGTGTGCAAGTCCAGGGTGTTGCCCAAGAGGAGGTCGTGCCTGTACTGGCAAAACTGCCCGAcagcgcgcaaggcgcggcagCATCGCCCGGAGAGACGGTTTGGGCGCTCGCCTCTGTCTCCAACCTACTTGCCGACGATACAGACGGAAAGCACACACGGCTGCTGCTATCGAAGAATATTATTGGCCGTGTCCTATACGCACTCGATACGTGTACAGACCTTgaggtgcgccgcgaagcgAGCGGCGTCCTGCGCAATATATGTCTCGACGGCCATGCAGagatgctcggcgaggtAGCCAACAAAGGCGGCCTCGacattgcgctgcgctgcctGCGCTGGGCAGCACTAGGGCTGCAGAGCCACGAGCGCAGTGTCGAacgtgcgcgtgcgccgcagcaggaagaacgcgcgcgcctcttgaCCAAGCCCGTCGAGGAGATGAACCGAAAAGAACGGCGGCACGCGGCAAAACTGCGCGCCGGTGTGGTGCTTGATACAGACGTGGCATCTGCAGCATTTGCACTGGATACGTCCGATGTGCTCGACCTGCAGGGGTGgggcgccgatgctgccgcgtcgctgcgcgccatggcgcccgacgcagcgctgaGTCTTGTGGAGATGTGCGCTTCGCTCGTTACGCTTGTGGGCTGTGCTGCTGAGGCCAGTGAGAAACTTACCACCAAGCTCGCCCAGTTTGACtggcagcgcgacgcgatgGACGAGACTGCTTCGGTAGAACGCAGCGCGTACGCTGGCGAAGGACTGTGTACCTGGCTGTGCCAGGCGCTCTGGCTTGGCATGGAAGGTGCCTCCACGCTCcaggcgccgctgtgcgacGCAGTCCTTGCTCTTGTGACTGCGAGTGCCAACACTTTGTGCGCACTGACCGAGGAAGACGCGTGTGTacttgcgtgcgctttgGCGGGCCTCCCAACGCAGCTGCcgagcgccaagcgcaagaagcgcgatCGGCAAGCCAAGCCCGTCGCACTGCCGacgcctgcagcgcagcgtgcagcgaTGGCGCGCGGAAGTGCACGTCTCGCGATtctcgctcgcgctgtgGACTTTGTGCAGGAGAATGCCGCGCCGGCCATGGCCGTGTTTGGCACGATGGCCGCCGGCGTACTGTGCAatgtgcactgcgccatGTACACGCCTATGGCACAGGAAGCGTTGGAGGCGGTAGAGACGCGTGTGACTGTAGCGCACCGTGGCCCGCTCGACGCGTTTGTTGTGCACACGGTGCTCGCAAAGCTGGTGCATCTGCTTGCCACGAGCGATGTGCACCATACCGACGCATTGCACACGGCCGAGCTTGCACTCGAAATTTTGGCCGAGATGATGAGCTCGCTGGCAAAAGGCGCGGAAGAAGCGCCCTTTattgccgcgccgtcgatggAGCAAGATGACTGCGCAATGCCGTGCGACGAAGCGCTGGGCGAATGCGATGCACCGTTTAATGAACTGGGGCATGCGGTATTTGCCCACGTCCTCCAAACGCCTCTCCTCGATGTCCTTGCCAAGTATGCGGCACCGTCCGCAGCCGCAGAACAAGTGTcggagcatggcgcggcgctgcgtgcattggcgcagcgtgcgcttgccgtgctCAATAATTTCTTGttgcgcctcgcgctgtttgcgccgccgccgccttcgCAGTGGCCTGCTGAGAAGCATGCACTTGCACGCATCTCGAtgtggcgcgcttgggtcAGCACACGCTTCCTCGACCAGGCAGCGGGTCACAGTGGTGCCGGCGATGCATCGCCAGTGTTGGGTACAGCTGGAGAAGAgctgcgctgtgcgtgGAGGCACTGCTTTGCCATTGCCGCGCATTGGGCCGCAGTGCCGAGCGTAGCGGAGGCCGATACCAGTGTAGAGCACCCAGCACCGTCTATTGCACACGATGGTCTGGCCATGTTCGACACATGTCTTGGGTGCATGTGGTCGATTGCGCGTCTCCTGGAAGGCCAGCTTGACATTGAcgacggcggtgcgcccacggcgccggtgcaggcgctgaTTGCATCCTACCACGCTACACAGCTTGCGTCTGTGCGTGTAAAGAGCATGGGCACGCTTGCCCTGCTTGCGCGGAGCCAAGTCTACCTTGCCACCTCGGCCACCGTTCCGCCCAGTACGATGCGTGCATACGCCATCCTCGGCGAATTTTTTATACACGCCGTGCAAAATGTACCCAATCCGCAGCACAGCACAGCAGCAGAGACGCTTGTTGCGGCCCTTAACGCGGTGATTGACACGTACGCAAACGAACTCGCGCCGTGGGACGTTGTGTACCGCGAGCAAGGCATGCAAGAAAAACTCGTAGCGGCGCTCCCTACCATGGTCTCTATCGTACGTATGCCCGCGCGCTCACCACAGGCCAAACACGTGGACCGGCGTGCGAATCCGTCGTTATATGGGGCTGTATCGGAGAGCGTAGACAATTTGCGCGGGTTCCTCGAGTACCGTGCTAGTTTGTAG
- the SLX1 gene encoding Slx4p interacting protein (COG:L; EggNog:ENOG503NZP6), whose amino-acid sequence MGTSTLAQHRTPAQYACYLLRSLSRPNHTYVGSTPDPVRRIRQHNGLIKHGAFMTRMARPWTMDALVFGFPSRIAALQFEWSWQSPHVSRHLREAGVCGDHAVHTGRSALPLFPSDRVETYKGRNGKVRTKARVSSVPEQRLIVMRALLASEPFCFWGLSVAFMTEVAYAQWLYLERQVKQVPRYEQGRVTGRTLSSPFPRTVCDFRGVDGLRVPLEQNGAAFPPLREAETASAWQKSQQKPKRTKQPAPLSAWAEAMPPARDAAALNFSWAHLASAPSAHFPPLPKTRGRTRNLLPLAAPDLTAAEIERRLLATQPAHVTCALCKQPIHKHDPTSYTTCPEASLTDTGVDACADHFHLECLARTATDTAHQRTFCLPVACPCPTCASRSVPWPDIVRRIFRRADTV is encoded by the coding sequence ATGGGAACATcgacgctggcgcagcatcgaACGCCGGCGCAGTACGCATGCTACTTGCTGCGCTCTTTATCGCGGCCAAACCATACTTATGTAGGCTCGACGCCTGACCCAGTGCGTAGAATCCGCCAGCACAACGGGCTCATAAAGCACGGTGCATTTATgacgcgcatggcgcggccGTGGACGATGGACGCGTTGGTATTTGGCTTCCCTTCTcggatcgccgcgctgcagttTGAATGGTCGTGGCAGTCGCCGCATGTGTCACGGCATTTGCGCGAGGCGGGCGTTTGTGGTGATCACGCAGTCCACAcgggccgcagcgcgcttccCCTTTTCCCGTCAGACCGCGTCGAGACGTACAAAGGCCGCAacggcaaggtgcgcacAAAAGCCCGCGTGAGCAGTGTTCCTGAGCAGCGGCTTATTGtcatgcgtgcgctccttgcTTCCGAGCCGTTTTGTTTCTGGGGCTTGTCTGTGGCGTTCATGACCGAGGTTGCGTACGCCCAGTGGCTCTACCTAGAGCGGCAAGTCAAGCAAGTGCCGAGGTATGAGCAGGGCCGCGTCACAGGCCGCACACTCTCCTCGCCATTTCCGCGCACTGTGTGTGACTTTCGCGGCGTGGACGGactgcgcgtgccgctcgaGCAAAATGGGGCAGCGTtcccgccgctgcgtgaGGCAGAAACGGCCTCGGCTTGGCAGAAATCGCAGCAGAAGCCAAAGCGCACAAAGCAGCCAGCACCGTTGAGCGCGTGGGCAGAGGCTATGCCGCCCGCTAGggacgctgcagcgctgaaCTTTTCCTGGGCACACCTCGCCTCCGCCCCGAGCGCACACTTTccgccgctgcccaagacgcgcggccgcacgcgcaatcTTTTACCCCTCGCCGCCCCGGACCTAACTGCGGCGGAAATTGAGCGCAGGCTGCTGGCCACCCAGCCTGCACACGTAACctgtgcgctgtgcaagcagcCGATTCACAAACACGACCCAACTTCGTATACCACATGCCCCGAAGCATCCCTCACCGACACGGGCGTCGATGCGTGTGCAGACCACTTCCATCTGGAATgccttgcacgcacggcgacCGACACGGCACACCAGCGCACATTCTGCCTGCCCGTCGCATGCCCCTGTCCTAcctgcgcatcgcgcagcgtgccgtggCCTGATATTGTGCGTCGCATTTTCCGTCGCGCAGACACGGTCTAG
- a CDS encoding uncharacterized protein (EggNog:ENOG503NUDX) has translation MCATPVIVWCHPRSCSTAFERAFLQRKDTRAWHEPLGDPFYYAHDRACRRFDEDECAKSASYHTSIEQTLVGILEQSATANEGAPCRYIFIKDMALYIFSQATLHALHPDSRVFPAAETAYTQLTKGDNPTVVSTALLRRFKHTFLVRTPERSAPSYYKCTEEHAAGFQFFDPAEMGYTELKLLYDWIADPSSAFHRDEQDEEKYKAWPVQTQPMPPPLVDAAVLVAEPEATVKHYCAQSGIPFEEEMLSWKSGRVDQFEKWGTYHDKAEKSTGFYDDSKKRQTDTKQPPIVEQTIAADMPTYEYLYEKRTILGS, from the coding sequence ATGTGTGCAACCCCCGTGATTGTATGGTGCCACccgcgctcgtgctcaACCGCGTTTGAGCGTGcctttttgcagcgcaaagacaCACGTGCGTGGCACGAACCGCTGGGCGACCCGTTCTATTACGCACACGACCGTGCGTGCCGACGCTTTGATGAGGACGAGTGCGCCAAGTCGGCGTCTTACCACACGAGCATCGAGCAGACGCTCGTGGGCATTCTGGAGCAGTCTGCGACGGCCAAcgaaggcgcgccgtgccgctaCATTTTTATCAAGGACATGGCGCTGTACATATTCTCCCAGGCTACGTTGCATGCTTTACACCCAGACTCGCGCGTATTTCCCGCGGCTGAGACGGCGTATACGCAGCTCACCAAAGGAGACAATCCAACGGTTGTGTCCACCGCGCTCCTCCGCCGGTTCAAACATACGTTCCtggtgcgcacgccggAGAGGAGTGCACCGAGCTACTACAAATGCACCGAagagcacgccgcgggCTTTCAGTTTTTTGACCCTGCCGAGATGGGCTACACGGAGCTGAAGCTTTTGTACGACTGGATCGCGGACCCCAGCTCCGCATTCCATCGCGACGAGCAGGACGAAGAAAAGTATAAGGCATGGCCCGTGCAAACGCAGCCCATGCCGCCCCCGCTGGTGGATGCCGCTGTACTGGTCGCAGAGCCGGAAGCTACGGTGAAGCACTACTGTGCACAGTCCGGCATTCCATTTGAGGAAGAGATGCTCTCGTGGAAGTCGGGGCGTGTCGACCAATTCGAAAAATGGGGCACGTACCACGACAAGGCTGAAAAAAGTACGGGCTTTTACGACGACTCCAAGAAGCGGCAGACAGACACAAAGCAGCCGCCGATTGTGGAACAGACGATCGCTGCTGACATGCCCACGTACGAGTACCTGTACGAGAAGCGCACCATCCTGGGCTCATAG
- the oca3 gene encoding TPR-like protein (COG:G; EggNog:ENOG503NW3W) codes for MSTEPITLDRALEWLAEQRILQERKPYDVVRMGEWILEQNQLGALGDDLWAFLEQVALAAAELGNYELAEGTILEAKGLLQEARTLYTDYLGKDPSNIVCFPRFSDTQLIHKRLIAAIRSGPDGLAEATAELAEFVDTFPLDQESWLELASLYMQQNKYAQAVYALEELLLIAPHNAFYLLEYAEVLYTAGDIGKAYKIYLRILELSDGILAPEKYRAAGKIRGPWVRALWGLKMSIVQIRAEHAPKRPASDALDIVPEKVDAVDTLVTKLLLDSIYAPNVPDATPIDVRAAVRSILAAS; via the exons ATGTCGACGGAGCCGATTACGCTTgaccgcgcgctggaatggcttgcagagcagcgcatttTGCAGGAGCGCAAACCGTACGATGTCGTGCGTATGGGCGAATGGATTCTTGAACAGAACCAGCTTGGCGCATTGGGTGACGATTTGTGGGCATTCCTCGAGCAGGTAGCTTTGGCCGCCGCGGAACTTGGCAATTATGAGCTGGCAGAG GGCACCATTCTCGAGGCCAAGGGCCTGTTGCAGGAGGCACGTACGCTCTACACAGACTACCTTGGCAAAGACCCATCCAACATTGTGTGTTTTCCCCGATTTTCTGACACACAGCTTATCCATAAACGGTTGATTGCTGCGATTCGCAGCGGCCCCGACGGGCTTGCAGAGGCCACAGCAGAGCTGGCCGAGTTTGTCGATACATTCCCTCTCGACCAAGAGTCCTGGCTCGAGCTGGCCTCGCTGTATATGCAGCAGAACAAGTATGCACAGGCTGTGTACGCTTTGGAAGAGCTGCTTCtcattgcgccgcacaacGCGTTCTACTTGCTGGAGTACGCAGAAGTGCTCTACACCGCCGGCGACATTGGCAAGGCGTACAAAATCTACTTGCGCATTCTGGAGCTCAGCGATGGGATTCTTGCGCCGGAAAAGTACCGTGCCGCTGGGAAGATTCGTGGGCCATGGGTTCGCGCACTCTGGGGCCTGAAAATG TCTATTGTACAAatccgcgccgagcacgcaCCAAAACGCCCCGCAAGCGATGCCTTAGACATTGTGCCTGAAAAAGTGGATGCCGTGGATACATTGGTCACCAAGCTCCTGCTCGACTCGATCTATGCTCCCAACGTGCCGGATGCTACGCCTATAgatgtgcgcgctgctgtgcgctcCATCCTCGCAGCCTCGTAG
- the GLC7 gene encoding protein-serine/threonine phosphatase (EggNog:ENOG503NWPJ; COG:T) gives MADTQTPEVDIDNIIDRLLEVRGSRPGKPVHLEEYEIKYLCLTARDIFINQPILLELEAPIKICGDIHGQYYDLLRLFEYGGFPPESNYLFLGDYVDRGKQSLETICLLLAYKIKYPENFFILRGNHECASINRIYGFYDECKRRYNIKLWKTFTDCFNCLPIAAIIDEKIFTMHGGLSPDLQSMEQIRRVMRPTDVPDTGLLCDLLWSDPDKDISGWSENDRGVSFTFGPDVVSRFLAKHDMDLICRAHQVVEDGYEFFAKRQLVTLFSAPNYCGEFDNAGAMMSVDETLLCSFQILKPAEKKQKYAYGGINMGRPVTPPRKQKKKGSA, from the exons ATGGCGGATACGCAAACCCCAGAAGTTGACATAGATAATATTATCGACCGGCTGCTTGAAG TCCGTGGCTCGCGTCCGGGTAAGCCGGTTCATCTGGAAGAGTACGAAATCAAGTACCTCTGCTTGACCGCGCGTGATATCTTTATCAACCAGCCGAttctgctcgagctggaagCGCCTATTAAGATTTGTG GCGACATTCACGGACAGTACTACGACCTACTCCGCTTGTTTGAATACGGCGGGTTCCCCCCCGAATCAAACTACCTCTTTCTTGGTGACTATGTTGACCGCGGCAAGCAAAGTCTAGAGACGATTTGCTTGTTGCTTGCATACAAAATCAAGTACCCCGAGAACTTCTTCATTCTTCGCGGGAACCACGAATGTGCCAGCATCAACCGCATTTACGGATTTTACGACGAGTGCAAGCGCCGTTACAACATCAAGCTCTGGAAAACATTCACTGATTGCTTCAACTGCTTGCCGATTGCGGCAATTATTGACGAAAAAATTTTCACAATGCACGGAGGTCTCTCGCCAGATCTACAGAGCATGGAGCAAATTCGCCGTGTTATGCGGCCGACAGACGTGCCGGATACGGGGCTTTTGTGCGACCTGCTCTGGTCCGATCCCGACAAGGATATCTCGGGCTGGTCTGAAAATGACCGTGGTGTCTCGTTTACATTTGGACCCGACGTTGTTTCTCGGTTTTTGGCGAAACACGATATGGATCTGATCTGTCGAGCGCACCAGGTCGTGGAAGACGGCTACGAGTTCTTTGCAAAGCGCCAACTGGTTACGCTCTTCTCTGCACCCAATTACTGTGGAGAGTTTGACAATGCAGGCGCAATGATGAGCGTGGACGAGACTTTGCTCTGCTCTTTTCAGATCCTAAAACCAGCAGAAAAGAAGCAAAAATATGCATATGGAGGGATCAATATGGGCCGGCCTGTTACGCCTCCTCGTAAACAGAAGAAGAAGGGTTCTGCATAA
- a CDS encoding uncharacterized protein (COG:A; EggNog:ENOG503P5XK), producing MGKSEEPPAYEADTNKAGSSTGEGNQSEGHPCNPDTRLLPEGFVDQYDHNYKRHFYVDTRANPPRSSWLHPSDESRHGYASPSGPPPGHQGYHQQGYHQQTYQQPMMQQPMMMQQQPMMMQQPMMGGGRMGGFGMGPMGAGLLGGGAGMLGGMALMSGMDNMQDHAYEDGYMQGQMNDGGDGGGGGDYGGGDFGGGDMGGGDF from the coding sequence ATGGGAAAATCAGAGGAGCCTCCAGCGTACGAAGCAGACACGAACAAAGCAGGGAGCAGTACCGGTGAGGGAAACCAGAGCGAAGGACATCCTTGCAATCCCGACACGCGTCTTCTTCCTGAAGGCTTTGTCGACCAGTACGACCATAACTACAAACGCCACTTTTACGTCGATACAAGGGCGAACCCACCGCGCTCCTCGTGGCTCCATCCCAGCGACGAGTCCAGGCACGGGTATGCATCCCCGTCTGGACCTCCGCCAGGCCATCAAGGCTACCACCAGCAGGGCTACCACCAGCAAACATACCAGCAGCCCATGATGCAGCAGCCCATGatgatgcagcagcagcctATGATGATGCAGCAGCCTATGATGGGCGGTGGCCGCATGGGCGGCTTTGGTATGGGCCCAATGGGTGCCGGTCTTCTTGGCGGTGGCGCAGGTATGCtgggcggcatggcgctcATGAGCGGCATGGACAACATGCAGGACCACGCCTACGAAGATGGCTATATGCAAGGCCAGATGAATGATGGTGGCGAtggcggcggtggtggCGATtatggcggcggcgactTTGGCGGTGGTGATATGGGCGGTGGCGACTTCTAA
- the CLP1 gene encoding polynucleotide 5'-hydroxyl-kinase (EggNog:ENOG503NWRS; COG:A), with product MESRARRIRLPPRAEYRFELEAGEVLSMRFVQDAISGHYGDAEVFGAPLVGGAQERWYTFGNEAKAAISSWGGAEIEIVGTASTEYMADEPSPLYTYGANLHLAAERARIRAREQLRTGKSLIDSLAAQDVATRTEPPSYENMNVSSPSEFYRAAGQGPRIMVVGPESAGKTSLIKFLANYALRSPAIASVEEGQDAQILSRAAPDEEEEEGEEEEQVKPDEAKVMGDITGWWPMVLNLDPNAGAVPVPGCISAIPLSPTPMNCLPSPSPALPYGVTLQTSGALPPAASTVESVVPLVQWLGKENVRENEAHSHRVVDWLAHSVEKRLVKDLRARMSGLLLDMPGVVTGDSRTRYSFIQYCVRAFKVDVLVVLGHEKLNLELTKIFSANADAPQIVKVPKSGGAVDVDDLYKQKVQDLQIRSYFYGMGVPKPQESGLANEDGAPHENSHVFPSHMEPLGGVPTLNPYSFTIPLDLLEIYRVGQDRIAPSSALPIGAERAMDGLQVVKLDPVNSASDLSSLLHSVLVLVEPPRGGGEPGKPDSECERTEDELLGASLVGLVHVYV from the coding sequence ATGGAGTCAAGGGCGCGCCGTATCCGCcttccgccgcgcgccgaatACCGGTTTGAGCTGGAAGCTGGCGAGGTGCTGTCTATGCGCTTTGTGCAGGACGCAATTTCGGGCCACTATGGCGATGCAGAagtgtttggcgcgccatTGGTCGGAGGCGCACAGGAACGTTGGTATACGTTTGGCAACGAGGCGAAGGCTGCGATCTCGTCGTGGGGCGGGGCTGAGATTGAGATTGTAGGGACTGCATCGACTGAGTACATGGCAGACGAGCCTTCACCCTTGTATACCTACGGCGCAAACTTGCACTTGGCCGCGGAACGCGCAAGGATCCGAGCGCGGGAGCAATTACGCACAGGCAAGTCGTTGATCGACTcccttgctgcgcaggatGTGGCCACACGCACAGAACCACCCTCATATGAAAACATGAACGTGTCATCGCCATCGGAATTCTATCGTGCGGCGGGCCAAGGACCGCGGATTATGGTGGTTGGCCCGGAGAGTGCGGGCAAGACGAGCTTGATCAAGTTTCTCGCTAATTATGCGCTCCGCTCACCGGCTATAGCAAGTGTGGAAGAAGGACAAGATGCACAGATtttgtcgcgcgctgcgccagacgaagaggaagaagagggGGAAGAGGAAGAACAGGTAAAGCCTGACGAAGCCAAGGTGATGGGCGACATTACAGGATGGTGGCCCATGGTCCTCAATTTGGATCCAAATGCAGGTGCAGTGCCTGTGCCCGGATGCATTTCTGCGATTCCACTGTCGCCCACACCAATGAACTGCCTTCCTTCGCCGTCGCCCGCGCTGCCGTACGGCGTGACGTTACAGACCTCTGGCGCCTTGCCACCGGCCGCGTCCACAGTTGAGAGCGTAGTACCGCTTGTGCAGTGGCTCGGTAAGGAGAATGTGCGCGAGAACGAGGCGCATTCGCACCGAGTGGTTGATTGGCTTGCTCACTCTGTGGAGAAGCGGCTCGTGAAagatttgcgcgcgcgcatgtcggGCCTTCTGCTTGATATGCCGGGTGTAGTCACTGGTGACTCGCGCACACGCTACTCCTTTATCCAGTACTGCGTGCGTGCGTTCAAGGTCGACGTACTTGTTGTGCTGGGCCACGAAAAGCTCAATTTGGAACTGACCAAGATTTTCTCCGCCAacgccgacgcgccgcagattGTCAAAGTACCCAAgtctggcggcgctgtcGACGTGGACGACTTGTACAAACAAAAGGTGCAGGACTTGCAAATACGCTCCTACTTCTACGGCATGGGTGTGCCCAAGCCCCAAGAGTCGGGCCTCGCCAacgaggacggcgcgccgcacgagaACAGCCACGTTTTTCCTTCCCACATGGAGCCTCTGGGCGGCGTGCCTACGCTGAACCCATACTCTTTTACGATTCCTCTTGATCTTCTGGAGATTTACAGAGTCGGCCAGGACAGAATTGCGCCTTCATCAGCACTGCCTATTGGCGCAGAGCGTGCCATGGACGGACTGCAAGTGGTTAAGCTGGACCCGGTGAATTCTGCATCGGACCTCTCCTCACTCCTACACTCGGTGCTTGTTCTTGTCGAGccaccgcgcggcggaggcGAGCCCGGCAAGCCGGATTCCGAGTGCGAGCGCACCGAGGATGAGCTGCTAGGAGCGAGCTTGGTTGGACTCGTGCATGTGTACGTATGA
- a CDS encoding uncharacterized protein (EggNog:ENOG503NUV1; COG:S) — MPRPKRKAEWSQGAPEKRVHREDEDPDFAGEGVQVKAKQGQVITDGYDSEESDDAQPGTHRRGWGNAKEEDDDMFADNAESKQENGKEKKGYLKLSEIEGQEFGARTHVGDDDDDDDDDDEQDPEYELERATKDTRPQDANADAERTPPGSDDEGAHTSLNKQGMGFKIEKFNMKADLTAGQFDEEGNYVWNKKDPFAQSDRWLEGNYSKHQIRAAKEAHSARERMEEDRVRETEAVYPTMEHAAKELVELMEPGESVLDTLQRTGAAASRAKKQGGGAAEETFAQFTRLSSILMTSFSQANLYDEMYEGLVRIVRRAGLASDDWDPARSRRSAQESTAWEYKWTPAYVDAMDTKDSMQIFGPFSAEQMQAWSTEGYFGAENAHILVRNVGSDAWIQGSDATW, encoded by the coding sequence ATGCCGCGGCCCAAACGCAAGGCGGAATGGAGTCAGGGTGCGCCGGAGAAACGCGTGCACCGTGAAGACGAGGACCCAGATTTTGCAGGTGAGGGCGTCCAGGTTAAAGCGAAGCAGGGCCAGGTCATTACCGATGGGTACGACTCGGAAGAGTCCGACGATGCCCAGCCTGGCACGCACCGACGGGGCTGGGGCAATGCAAAAGAAGAAGACGACGATATGTTTGCAGACAATGCCGAGTCCAAACAGGAGAATGGCAAGGAAAAGAAGGGCTATTTAAAGCTATCGGAAATTGAGGGCCAGGAGTTTGGTGCACGTACGCATGtgggcgacgacgacgacgacgacgacgacgacgacgagcaggaTCCAGAGTAcgagctggagcgtgcTACGAAGGATACCCGGCCCCAAGACGCAAATGCAGACGCGGAGCGCACACCGCCAGGGTCGGATGATGAGGGTGCACATACGAGCCTCAACAAGCAAGGCATGGGCTTCAAGATTGAAAAGTTTAACATGAAGGCAGACTTGACCGCTGGTCAGTTTGACGAGGAGGGAAACTATGTGTGGAATAAAAAGGATCCATTTGCACAGAGCGACAGATGGCTTGAAGGCAACTATTCCAAGCACCAAatacgcgccgccaaagaagcacacagcgcacgcgagcgcatggaAGAGGaccgcgtgcgcgagacaGAAGCTGTGTACCCCACCATGGAGCACGCTGCGAAAGAACTCGTGGAGCTTATGGAGCCAGGAGAGTCTGTGCTAGATACGCTTCAGCGTACCGGTGCAGCGGCCAGCCGCGCCAAAAAACAAGGCGGAGGCGCAGCCGAGGAAACATTTGCGCAATTCACGCGACTTTCGAGCATTCTCATGACCAGCTTCAGCCAGGCAAATTTGTACGATGAAATGTACGAGGGTCTTGTACGTATTGTTCGGCGTGCTGGACTGGCGTCGGATGACTGGGACCCAGCTCGATCGCGGCGGTCAGCACAAGAATCGACCGCATGGGAGTACAAGTGGACGCCTGCGTACGTGGACGCGATGGACACGAAAGACTCGATGCAGATATTTGGCCCTTTCTCAGCCGAACAGATGCAAGCATGGTCTACAGAGGGCTACTTTGGCGCTGAGAATGCGCACATCCTTGTACGTAATGTAGGTAGCGATGCGTGGATTCAAGGGTCCGACGCAACGTGGTAG
- a CDS encoding uncharacterized protein (COG:U; EggNog:ENOG503P6U0) yields MAQVWKMLSRVFRVGHARYLVGRDLANNAYYELPSLSGSQDPRHTRRAAPSIEELVKDVERQQLVLHNAHILETRERARQAEKELQREHQHALAIEAQKQQAQQRDLLRAQQDLELAAQSTQAPDTTIHATTVQPQRRGE; encoded by the exons ATGGCGCAAGTATGGAAGATGCTCTCGCGTGTGTTCCGAGTAGGACATGCGCGGTACTTGGTCGGGCGCGACTTGGCGAACAATGCATATTATGAGCTTCCAAGCCTGAGTGGATCGCAGGATCCCCGCCACACACGGCG AGCCGCGCCGAGTATTGAAGAACTGGTGAAGGATGTGGAACGGCAGCAGCTTGTGTTGCACAATGCGCACATTTTGGAGACGCGCGAGCGGGCAAGACAGGCTGAGAAGGAGCTGCAGCGGGAGCACCAGCATGCGCTGGCGATTGAGGCTCAAaagcagcaggcgcagcaacGTGATctgttgcgcgcgcagcaagatcTCGagctggcggcgcagagcacgcaagcgccagaCACAACCATCCACGCCACCACCGTGCAGcctcagcgccgcggtgaATAG